The nucleotide sequence GCTTCCCTTTCGTCGAATTGGAGCTGCTCTTCCCGCTGATGGAGGATGTCAGTCGCATGGTGCAGTCCGGAGCCGCCGACCTTGGCGTGATGTGGCGTCAGGAGGTGCTGCCCACAGAGCTAGGCTTTCAGACCATCGGCTGGGTGCCCCTGAAGTTCGTCTGCGGGCGCGACCATCCGCTGGCGAAGGCGCGGGTCGAGTGGGAGGAGCTCAAGCGCCATCGCCAGATCCTCGTCGCCGCACGCAGCGACGGAGCAGAGAAGCGCCGTTTGCGGGTGGCCGCCGAGGTGTGGTGGGTGGAGAGCCACTGGGTCATTCTGGAAATGGTGAAACACGGGATTGGCTGGGCCTTCGTCACCGATCACGTCATCGCCGCGTCCCTCACCGCGCCATACCTCGTCACCCCGGACCTGCAGTTCGACGAAGGTGACTGGCCCATCGCCCTGGAATTGGTTTGGCACAAACAGCGCCCCTATGGCCCCGCTGCGGCATGGCTTCGCGAGCGCTTCGCGTCGGAACGGGTCGGCAGTTTGTTCGAAGACAGCCGATCAGGTTGAGGGACGAGCGTTGCTGGACAGCCGACGAATGGCTGCTTTCGGGGACCGCTGACAGTCGTTTGCAAGACTGCGTCGGGCTGAAGGCGGAACGTCTGTTTCCTGATCGAAGGCTGGGTCCGACTCCCACCCCATTCGGACCTTCGACGGAAGCTGGTCGAATGTCCGCAAAGGGTCGATTTTGTTGAAAAACTCCGGGGCAACGCGCCAAGCGTCACCCAGCATAGGTCGCCGGAGAGCATTTGTCTCTCGTCAGCGATAAAACACCAAAGTAATCGCGCATCTTGGGCGATCGGAAAGCAGGATTTTCTTCAGAAGTCGCAACTAGTGGTGCTGCTTTGGGGCGATCCCGAGTTTTTCAACGGAATCGGTCATGAACGGCTGAGTTCAGGCTACACCTCTCGGGCGGATCCACGTATCGCGCCACTCAAGCCGCCGACCGTCTGCTGATCGCAACGACAGGCGATCGACGGGACGGTTCGTTTCGGCGTCGACCAGAGCCGAATGTCGCTCGTCCGGCCGATAAAGGTGGTCTTCCCCCCATTGGCGCAGCGCGACGATGACCAAGAACAGCCCGCTGCCCTTTTCAGTCAGGACATACTCTCGGTAGGCTGATCCGTCCGACGCAGGCATGGTCGTCAGGACGCCACGTTCCACAAGATCGCGCAGTCGCGTCGCCAGCATACCCTTTGCGATCCCGAGACCCAACTGAAGTTCGCTGAAGCGGCGCCGCCCATCGAAGATGTCTCGGATGATAAGCAGCGACCACCAGTCGCCAATCACATCGAGCGCTCGGGCGACCGGACAATCCGCCCCCATAAAGCTGACCCGCTTCACCACAACCGCCCTCCGAACATCCCATCAGATCTGGTTCTAACTTAGAACTGGATCTGCTGCCTGGCGAGTGGTCTCATCATGAGACCAAGCCGGGAGAAGGTCTATGCCTGTGGAGATCGC is from Methylobacterium radiodurans and encodes:
- a CDS encoding LysR family transcriptional regulator, coding for MAVSLDQLQAFVAAAEAGSFSGAARVLRKAQSAVSTQVANLEADLGLNLFNRTGRNPVLTPAGERLLLEARVVLDRREHFIGVASSLEQGVENRLVVAIDELYPEHALGALFADFAVRFPFVELELLFPLMEDVSRMVQSGAADLGVMWRQEVLPTELGFQTIGWVPLKFVCGRDHPLAKARVEWEELKRHRQILVAARSDGAEKRRLRVAAEVWWVESHWVILEMVKHGIGWAFVTDHVIAASLTAPYLVTPDLQFDEGDWPIALELVWHKQRPYGPAAAWLRERFASERVGSLFEDSRSG
- a CDS encoding winged helix-turn-helix transcriptional regulator, giving the protein MVKRVSFMGADCPVARALDVIGDWWSLLIIRDIFDGRRRFSELQLGLGIAKGMLATRLRDLVERGVLTTMPASDGSAYREYVLTEKGSGLFLVIVALRQWGEDHLYRPDERHSALVDAETNRPVDRLSLRSADGRRLEWRDTWIRPRGVA